The DNA window AGCACGTCCACCGCGCCGGACTCCTGGCCGACGTACCACAGCGCCCACGCGAGCTCGGTCTGGATGACCGGCTCGGGGCTGCGCCGCACCGCCGAGCGCAGCTCCGCCACCGCGGCCCGGTAGGCGCCGCGGTCCATGAGGATGCGGCCGGCGGCGGTGAGCAGGGTGGCCACGATCTGGTCGGTGCCGAGCAGCGCGTCGAACAGCCGGGTGGCCGTGCGGTAGTGCGTCAAGGCGGCGTCGGGGTCGCCGCGCAGGTAGGCCGCGTCGCCGAGCAGGGACGCGGCCTGGGCTCGCGAGCGCGGCCCGGACGGATCACGGGCCTCCTCCTCGGCCAGCCGGGCCACCAGGTCGAACCAGCCCCGGTGCAGCGCGGCCGCCGCCGCCGCGAGCCGGTCGGTGGTGACGGGCGGGGGCAGGTCGCCGGGATCGCCGGAGGCGGCGCGCAGGAACGGGCCGACGAGCCTGGCCGGCATCTCGTACCGGCCCTTGTCGCCGAACCTCAGCAGGTGGCGGGTCGCGAGCGCCGCGGCTATGCGCGGGGGCGGCTCCTCGCCGTCGGCGCGCTCCCCCCGCAGGACCGGCCGGACGAGCGCCGTCAGGCGGTCCACGTCGTCCTGGAGGTGATCGTGGGCGACGTCCCGCAGCGCGTGCCGGCACAGATCGGTGAGGATCTCCTCGACGTTCACCAGGTCGCGCTCCCCGATGTCGCCGTCCTTCCAGCGCGCCGCCTCCCACAGCTTCACGCCGGCGAACTGGAGGTGGAGCGGCTCGACGGTGGGGGCGGCCGGCTCGGCGGGGGTCAGGTCCTGGACGAGCCGGCGCGCCACTCCGGGCAGGAACGCCGCCCCGGCGGCCTCGACCGGCCGCTTGACCGCCTCCAGCGCCTCCGCCGGACCCAGGGGCTCCAGCTTGTAGGACGCCCCCCGCGTGATGTGCCCGCGTAAGCCCTCGTGCCGGCGCAGGGACTCGACGTGCTCGTCGCTGATCACCAGGAGCAGGTGGACGGGAAGGTCGCCGGACAGCAGATCGGCGAGCTGGTCGAGGACGCGGGTGTGGCCGCCGGGCCGCGTGCGGTGGGCGGTGAAGACGTCCTCGGCGTGGTCGAGCACGAGCAGGATCTCCCGGCCGTACGGGCTCCAGCGGTGCCGCCGGAGGTAGGAGCGCACGGTGAGGCCGGCGAACCTGATCGGGTTCTCGTTCGGGGACCAGGAGGCGAGCAGGGCGAAGACGTGCGGATCGCTGTCCTCGGGGATCACGGCGACGGGCACGAAGGACGGGCGCCGCACCTCGCCCATCGGCAGCACGTCCACGCGGGACGGGTCGAGACGGGGCAGCGCGCCGGCCGCCACCAGCGAGGTCTTCCCGACGCCGGACGGCCCGTGCAGGACGGTCAGCCGGTGGGACAGCCAGAGGCTCGTCAGCTCCTCGACCTCGCGCTCGCGGCCGAAGAACCTCGCCGCGTCATCCCGGCGGAACGGCCGTGGTCCGACGAACGGGTGCGAGCCTCTGCCGCTGGAAGTCATCTGCATACTCCGCCGGTCGATTGATGCCCCGAAGGCCGATCCCCGCGTGGTGTTCGTCAGGTGAAAGGAATGGGGAGCGTTTCCATCTTACTTTGACGCCGCCGCCGTCGCCTGTGCCACTTGCCACAAAGCCCCGGATTTCCCCGGCGTTTCCCCCGTCGGTCCCGTGACGTCAGTCGCGGTCGATGAATGACTGGAACAGGGCCTCCGTGGGACCGGTGCGCCTGAGCTGCTCCATCGCCCGGATGAGGGCGGGATTGCGCAGCTGCCGCAGATCCTCCAGATCCACGTCGCTGACGTCGATGAGCCCGGTCGTGTTCTCGTTGCCCACAAACCCTCCTAGGGTCAGGTTTCGGTCGGCCAAAAATGTCTCGCCATGAAAAGCCCTCTGATGTGATTCTCGGGGCACCTTTCGCGAGAATCAATCGTAGGATCAGTGACAACGCGGACGGGAGGGCGAGAAAGACGTGGACGAGCGGGTAAGCAGCCAGTCGGTGCCCAGAGTGCCCCCGATCTGGGGCAAGAAGATCCCGGGGCGCAACAAGAATTTCACCGGTCGGGAAAGCCTGCTCGAAGAACTACGGGCGAGCCTGGAGAGCAGCACCACGGCCGCCGTCGTGCCGCTGCCCCAGGCGCTGCAAGGGCTCGGCGGGGTGGGCAAGACCCAGCTCGCCATCGAGTACGCCTGGCGCTACCGAGGCTTCTACGACCTCGTCTGGTGGGTGCCCGCCGACCAGCCGATGCTGGTGCCGAGCACGCTGGCCGCGCTCACCGACGACCTGAAGCTGCCGTCGGCCAGCAGCACCGGCATCGAGGAGGCGGCCTCGGCGGTCCGCGCCGCGCTGCAGCGCGGCGACCCCATCGACCGCTGGCTGCTCATCTTCGACAACGCCGACGAACCCGAGGAGATCAGGGACTTCATCCCACAGGGCGGCCCCGGCCACGTGCTCATCACCTCGCGCAACAGCCGCTGGAGCGGCGTGGCCGAGACCGTGCCCGTCGACGTCTTCTCCACCTCCGAGAGCGTCGCCTTCCTGCGCAAGCGCCTGCAGCGTGACGTCGCGCAGAAGGAGGCCGAGCGCCTCGCGAGCGAGCTGGGGGACCTGCCGCTCGCGCTGGAGCAGGCCGCCGCCCTGCAGGCCATGACCGGCATGTCGACCGACGACTACATCGACCTGCTGGCCAGGGAGACCCGGGCGGTGCTCAACCTGAGCAAGTCCACCGAATATCCGCACTCCATGACGGCGGCCTGGCAGATCTCGGTGCACGAGATCGAGAACCGGCTGCCCGCCGCCGCCGAGGTGCTGCGCTGCCTGGCCTTCTTCGGTCCCGACCCGATCCTTCGTGACATC is part of the Nonomuraea coxensis DSM 45129 genome and encodes:
- a CDS encoding tetratricopeptide repeat protein, which gives rise to MTSSGRGSHPFVGPRPFRRDDAARFFGREREVEELTSLWLSHRLTVLHGPSGVGKTSLVAAGALPRLDPSRVDVLPMGEVRRPSFVPVAVIPEDSDPHVFALLASWSPNENPIRFAGLTVRSYLRRHRWSPYGREILLVLDHAEDVFTAHRTRPGGHTRVLDQLADLLSGDLPVHLLLVISDEHVESLRRHEGLRGHITRGASYKLEPLGPAEALEAVKRPVEAAGAAFLPGVARRLVQDLTPAEPAAPTVEPLHLQFAGVKLWEAARWKDGDIGERDLVNVEEILTDLCRHALRDVAHDHLQDDVDRLTALVRPVLRGERADGEEPPPRIAAALATRHLLRFGDKGRYEMPARLVGPFLRAASGDPGDLPPPVTTDRLAAAAAALHRGWFDLVARLAEEEARDPSGPRSRAQAASLLGDAAYLRGDPDAALTHYRTATRLFDALLGTDQIVATLLTAAGRILMDRGAYRAAVAELRSAVRRSPEPVIQTELAWALWYVGQESGAVDVLDGALRSGGDTPEALRARGEILSDLADPRALNDLDRVPHDLDSTRAAYALALARKGEVRRAVEEVPPLGVDSDPATLLRAARVMKAAGRDTEAARLAQDARSSRGRRPLPPQLAAEADRLI